A single Argentina anserina chromosome 7, drPotAnse1.1, whole genome shotgun sequence DNA region contains:
- the LOC126801997 gene encoding uncharacterized protein LOC126801997: protein MGQVLDRLQGKQWRREQIRKITDKVFDHFKNETGTATLRFEDVYIGVLLVYNDINKRLPGPHFDPPSKDSIRLLIQEHDINLDGEIDREEFAKLIKQITADAFCVVSQGLIVTLVAAPTIAMATKKATEGVPHVGKVVQRVPTSVYASLVTLLVVLVQHARQEF from the exons ATGGGACAAGTCCTCGACAGATTACAAG GTAAGCAATGGAGGCGAGAGCAAATCAGGAAGATAACCGACAAGGTGTTTGATCATTTCAAGAACGAGACAGGAACTGCTACTTTGAGGTTCGAGGATGTCTACATCGGTGTTCTACTTGTTTACAA TGATATAAACAAACGTTTGCCTGGCCCGCATTTCGATCCGCCCTCTAAGGATTCCATCAGACTTCTGATTCAG GAACATGACATCAATCTTGATGGAGAAATTGACCGGGAAGAGTTTGCCAAGTTGATCAAGCAGATTACTGCCGACGCTTTTTGTGTTGTCAGTCAGGGACTGATCGTCACATTAGTTGCTGCACCAACAATTGCCATGGCGACAAAGAAGGCTACTGAGGGTGTACCTCATGTTGGGAAGGTCGTGCAACGGGTACCCACTTCAGTTTATGCATCCCTTGTGACCCTTCTTGTTGTGTTGGTTCAGCATGCACGTCAGGAGTTCTAA